A single region of the Podospora pseudopauciseta strain CBS 411.78 chromosome 1, whole genome shotgun sequence genome encodes:
- a CDS encoding hypothetical protein (EggNog:ENOG503P08U; COG:O; CAZy:GH45): MQLALTILAFGGLASAQGAQGAGKTTRYWDCCKPSCAWPGKSTASTPVLTCDRNDNPLNDRGSTRSGCDSGGSAFMCSNQSPWAVNETVAYGWAAVNIAGSNEASWCCSCYELTFTSGPVSGKKMIVQATNTGGDLGNNHFDIAMPGGGVGIFNACTQQYGAPPNGWGERYGGVGSKSACESFPDKLKAGCNWRFDWFMGADNPDVRFRQVACPAAITAKSQCVRQRDVIDQTPTGPSTVPTWTP; encoded by the coding sequence ATGCAGCTCGCCCTCACAATCCTGGCCTTCGGCGGCCTCGCCTCCGCCCAGGGAGCCCAAGGCGCAGGCAAAACAACCCGCTACTGGGACTGCTGCAAGCCCTCCTGCGCCTGGCCCGGCAAGTCAaccgcctccacccccgtccTGACCTGCGACCGCAAcgacaaccccctcaacgaCCGCGGGTCCACCCGCTCCGGGTGCGACTCGGGCGGGTCAGCCTTCATGTGCAGCAACCAATCCCCGTGGGCGGTCAACGAGACCGTCGCCTACGGCTGGGCGGCCGTCAACATCGCCGGCAGCAACGAGGCCTCCtggtgctgctcctgctACGAGCTCACCTTCACCTCCGGCCCCGTCTCGGGCAAGAAGATGATCGTCCAggccaccaacaccggcgGCGACCTGGGAAACAATCACTTTGACATTGCCATgccggggggtggtgtcgggATCTTCAATGCGTGCACCCAGCAATATGGTGCGCCGCCTAATGGTTGGGGGGAGAGGTATGGCGGTGTGGGGAGCAAGAGTGCTTGCGAGAGTTTTCCGGACAAGCTCAAGGCGGGATGTAATTGGAGGTTTGACTGGTTTATGGGGGCGGATAACCCTGATGTGAGGTTCAGACAGGTTGCCTGCCCGGCGGCGATTACGGCCAAGAGTCAGTGTGTGAGGCAGAGGGATGTTATTGATCAGACGCCTACTGGGCCGAGTACGGTTCCTACTTGGACTCCTTGA
- a CDS encoding hypothetical protein (EggNog:ENOG503NZ06; COG:O) — protein MKKLLSILILEYLTGKWHVGFFYCSSSNELAAESPCRHVASEGSAPIRYPSGGGIFSNHSFCLLSTRLFWFLLGVVTLGSLIMSRRTNRPPSTYEDTRSIRSQRSRAPANHGSQRAARPAEADRQSLRPPATETDRYSLREHFAATRSMLEFDFDDASSFVGSTLASEHLGGEDQDDDEKVAAEREVIRKLFADGPLDRSYYELMCLPKKGPALRREEVQAAYNRLVQVLAVERQSGPLQSPAGFYLGMVQAAYEVLADPSRRIGYDLSTIEGYDSEDDEAELDVALLGAEKQTTYESKIQDQYILLTRRDARATTDLGFRVNASPLLASSEELAKRGNPGVEVLDFSLQKSATVALPGFKEPFEEASVTLVKVLKDFFEDSEEGEKKAPLPEQQQQKKTSTKPPIRFTDPTLTITGSVHGLLDDPIRLAPLVLDHYQPPGPSIHSRRRLDQLLSSRFLPALNLSFRQEMAWRDPRTPQHPQIPDLILETDVSPLPHPTTSLRVGHTIPLLHDPTAPINVELFASKIWSHNITNFGLAAHKRVGADSNGTAFLIADSGDFSLFNLASSRPNECADMTHFSRTFGSRSLASFTNPPTLEVGYSFAQPDLGIHQGKSLTRPSARGLSVLDADLDENKPGSWTISTGFTPGNIAAYLRYGRDFFSSYLPGRAKGGIRGEVELAGTVQKDFYLAFRALKSFGRFSKAGLEVGLSPFNLHLSLYWSRLGQRFSLPFLMASGAGRSKLGMKVLFWSTVFPFAALAACELYKQRQRQRRAVAKARGPGINPAALRQYINKRRTEADELTVILATGAEGRQREERQKGGLVILSAKYGVRNAPPEEVADVTIALAALVDDWGRLHIPRGVKKGKLLGFWDPNPMAGQQGKVLRVRYLWGYKEYSVEVEGREELRLP, from the exons ATGAAAAAGCTGCTCTCCATCTTGATTCTTGAATACCTGACTGGCAAGTGGCACGTCGGCTTCTTTTATTGTAGTTCCTCAAACGAGCTAGCAGCCGAGTCCCCCTGTCGCCATGTCGCATCAGAAGGCTCGGCACCTATCCGCTACCCATCAGGCGGCG GGATATTCTCGAACCATTCTTTTTGTCTTCTTTCAACACGCCTCTTTTGGTTTCTTCTCGGCGTCGTCACTCTCGGCTCTCTAATCATGTCGCGAAGGACGAATAGACCTCCCTCCACCTACGAGGACACGCGTTCTATCCGCTCCCAGCGATCCAGAGCCCCGGCTAACCATGGCTCCCAGAGGGCGGCACGTCCAGCCGAGGCTGATCGCCAGTCACTGCGCCCACCTGCTACTGAAACAGATCGCTATTCCCTTCGTGAACACTTTGCAGCAACCAGGAGCATGCTAGAGTTTGATTTTGACGACGCTTCCTCCTTTGTGGGTTCGACCCTGGCGTCTGAGCACTTGGGCGGAGAGGaccaggatgatgatgaaaaggTTGCCGCCGAGCGAGAAGTCATCAGGAAGCTATTCGCAGACGGCCCTCTGGACAGAAGCTACTATGAGCTTATGTGTCTTCCCAAGAAGGGGCCGGCACTAAGGCGAGAGGAGGTTCAGGCTGCATATAACCGCCTCGTTCAAGTGCTTGCTGTGGAGAGGCAGTCAGGACCTCTGCAGAGCCCGGCAGGTTTCTATCTGGGGATGGTTCAAGCAGCATATGAAGTCTTGGCCGACCCATCACGAAGAATTGGTTACGACTTGTCGACCATCGAGGGGTATGACtcggaggatgacgaggccgAGCTTGATGTTGCCCTTCTTGGTGCAGAGAAGCAGACCACTTATGAGAGCAAGATCCAAGATCAGTATATCCTCCTCACTCGCCGGGATGCCCGGGCGACTACAGACTTGGGATTCAGGGTGAATGCTTCGCCTCTACTTGCGTCTTCTGAGGAACTTGCGAAGCGTGGAAACCCTGGAGTGGAAGTGCTGGATTTCTCGCTGCAAAAGTCTGCCACCGTGGCCTTGCCAGGATTCAAAGAGCCGTTCGAGGAAGCCTCAGTAACTCTTGTGAAGGTCTTGAAAGACTTCTTTGAAGATTcagaagagggagaaaagAAGGCACCTCTtccggagcagcagcagcaaaagaagaCATCAACCAAGCCTCCCATCCGGTTCACTGACCcaaccctcaccatcaccggctCAGTCCACGGTCTCCTCGATGACCCTATCAGACTCGCCCCACTGGTTCTGGACCACTACCAGCCCCCAGGCCCATCCATTCacagccgccgccgtcttgaCCAGCTTCTATCCTCCCGTTTCTTGCCAGCCTTGAACCTCTCCTTCCGCCAAGAGATGGCCTGGCGCGACCCGAGGACCCCCCAGCACCCTCAAATCCCtgacctcatcctcgagacAGACGtatctcccctccctcaccccacaacctccctccGAGTAGGCcacaccatccccctcctccacgaccCAACAGCCCCCATCAACGTGGAGCTCTTCGCCTCCAAAATCTGGTCccacaacatcaccaactttGGCCTCGCCGCCCACAAGCGAGTCGGCGCAGACTCGAACGGAACCGCCTTCCTCATCGCCGACTCGGGCgacttctccctcttcaacctcgcaTCGTCACGGCCAAACGAATGCGCCGACATGACGCACTTCTCCCGGACCTTTGGCTCCCGCTCGCTagcctccttcaccaaccccccaaccctaGAAGTAGGCTACTCCTTCGCCCAGCCCGACCTCGGAATCCACCAAGGCAAATCCCTCACCAGACCCTCGGCCCGTGGCCTCTCCGTCCTCGACGCCGACCTCGACGAGAACAAACCCGGCAGCTGGACAATTTCCACCGGCTTCACCCCGGGGAACATAGCAGCCTACCTCCGCTACGGCAGGgattttttttcctcttacCTCCCCGGCAGAGCAAAGGGCGGCATCCGCGGGGAGGTCGAGCTAGCGGGCACCGTCCAAAAAGACTTTTACCTCGCGTTCCGAGCGCTAAAGTCGTTTGGTCGGTTCAGCAAAGCAGGGTTGGAGGTCGGGCTGTCGCCGTTCAATCTCCATCTTTCGCTCTACTGGTCCAGGCTCGGGCAGAGGTTCTCGCTGCCTTTTCTCATGGCGAGCGGGGCGGGGAGGTCGAAGCTGGGGATGAAGGTCCTGTTTTGGAGTACCGTGTTTCCGTTTGCTGCTTTGGCGGCGTGTGAGCTTTATaagcagaggcagaggcagaggagggcggtggcgaAGGCGAGGGGGCCGGGGATCAATCCTGCGGCGCTGAGGCAGTATATTAACAAGAGGAGGACCGAGGCGGATGAGCTGACTGTTATTCTGGCCACGGGAGCGGAGGGGAGGCAGAGGGAAGAACGacaaaagggggggttggtgatttTGTCGGCGAAGTACGGGGTTAGGAATGCGccgccggaggaggtggcggatgTGACGATTGCGCTGGCGGCGTTGGTGGATGATTGGGGACGGTTGCATATTccgaggggggtgaagaaggggaagttgcttgggttttgggatCCGAACCCGATGGCGGGGCAGCAGGggaaggtgttgagggtgaggtATTTGTGGGGGTATAAGGAGTATAgtgttgaggtggaggggagggaggagttgaggttACCGTGA
- the CKA2 gene encoding Casein kinase II subunit alpha' (COG:D; COG:K; COG:T; EggNog:ENOG503NWKT) — protein sequence MLAVCPSLCLLTLGALSPTPPPICNIDPAPPATAQTSAPVSRMARVYADVNQNMPRSYWDYDSVNISWGALENYEVVRKIGRGKYSEVFEGINVVNYQKCVIKVLKPVKKKKIKREIKILQNLAGGPNIVALLDVVRDSQSKTPSLIFEFVNNTDFRTLYPKFVDIDVRYYIYELLKALDYCHSKGIMHRDVKPHNVMIDHENRKLRLIDWGLAEFYHPGTEYNVRVASRYFKGPELLVDYQEYDYSLDMWSLGAMFASMIFRKEPFFHGQSNADQLVKIAKVLGTDDLFDYLDKYEIELDTQYDDILGRFQKKPWHSFVNADNQRFVSNEAIDFLDKLLRYDHAERLTAKEAMAHPYFAPIRDEGILQRYLAGEAI from the exons ATGCTGGCCGTGTGCCCCTCACTCTGTCTGCTGACATTGGGCGCTCTCTcgcccacaccaccaccaattTGCAACATCGATCCCGCACCCCCAGCGACCGCGCAAACGAGCGCACCCGTCTCCAGAATGGCCAGAGTCTATGCCGATGTCAATCAGAACATGCCCAGGAGCTACTGGGACTATGATTCTGTCAATATCAGCTGGGGCGCTCTCGAAAACTACGAAGTTGTTCGCAAGATCG gcCGCGGCAAGTACTCGGAGGTCTTCGAGGGAATAAACGTCGTCAACTATCAAAAATGCGTCATCAAGGTGCTCAAGCCCgtaaaaaagaagaagatcaagcGCGAGATCAAGATCCTGCAGAACCTGGCAGGCGGCCCCAACATCGTCGCCCTGCTCGACGTGGTTAGGGACTCGCAGAGCAAAACCCCATCGCTCATCTTCGAGTTTGTCAACAATACCGACTTCCGAACCCTCTACCCCAAGTTTGTCGACATCGACGTCCGCTACTACATCTACGAGCTCCTCAAGGCCCTCGACTACTGCCACAGCAAGGGCATCATGCACCGCGACGTGAAGCCTCATAACGTTATGATCGATCATGAGAACAGAAAG TTGCGCCTCATCGATTGGGGTCTCGCCGAATTCTACCACCCCGGCACCGAGTACAACGTGCGCGTCGCCTCGCGCTACTTCAAGGGTCCCGAGCTTCTCGTCGACTACCAGGAATACGATTACAGCCTGGACATGTGGAGCCTGGGCGCCATGTTCGCCTCCATGATCTTCCGCAAGGAGCCGTTTTTCCACGGCCAGAGCAACGCCGATCAGCTCGTCAAGATCGCCAAGGTGCTCGGCACCGACGACCTGTTTGACTACCTAGACAAGTACGAGATCGAGCTGGACACACAGTACGATGACATTCTGGGCCGTTTCCAAAAGAAGCCCTGGCACAGCTTTGTTAATGCAGACAATCAACGATTCGTCTCGAACGAGGCGATTGATTTCCTCGACAAGCTGCTTCGATACGACCATGCG GAACGTCTCACCGCCAAGGAAGCCATGGCCCACCCCTACTTTGCGCCAATTCGCGATGAGGGCATCCTCCAGCGCTATCTCGCCGGCGAAGCAATCTAG
- a CDS encoding hypothetical protein (COG:B; EggNog:ENOG503NZ2S), with protein sequence MPRPPKKVAEVAPSPAPVAPAIINPIQQQQLPVAQIPGGPPVIDVAQFIRVRDSVYNRLQTIQDLIRSFSADYLRQTNLLIGEGTSLENGQETLDHLNGALGGLMPAALAAPMPVVEEKKERKKRTHDPNAPKRPLTPYFLYMQTARPIIASDLGEGAPKGAVQEEGQRRWAVMAPGEKAGWNTAYKYNLRLYQARVHSYKAGNMDAKNMSDDEARAYAELYNIDVSNLAQVEEFPADEQDAIAEQLHQTAAVESPPAEVSEEEPAPPAKTPNKKAVTRKRKSTAATPAVPEPPKPEPAATPASPEAKKRKRTSKAAEIVEEPKKSARKKTKN encoded by the exons ATGCCGCGCCCACCCAAGAAGGTCGCTGAGGTCGCCCCCTCGCCTGCGCCAGTCGCgccagccatcatcaaccccatccagcaacaacaactcccTGTTGCCCAGATCCCCGGCGGCCCTCCCGTCATCGATGTCGCGCAGTTTATTCGCGTCAGAGACTCT GTGTACAACCGTCTGCAAACTATCCAGGATTTGATTAGGAGTTTTTCTGCCGATTATTTGCGTCAGACGAACCTTCTCATTGGCGAGGGTACCAGCCTCGAGAATGGACAGGAGACTCTTGACCATCTCAACGGCGCTCTCGGCGGCCTGATGCCCGCTGCCCTTGCTGCCCCCATGCCCGTcgttgaggagaagaaggagcgcAAGAAGCGCACTCATGACCCCAACGCCCCCAAGCGTCCCCTGACCCCCTACTTCCTCTACATGCAGACTGCTCGTCCCATCATTGCGAGCGACCTTGGTGAGGGAGCTCCCAAGGGTGCTGTCCAGGAAGAGGGCCAGCGTCGCTGGGCGGTCATGGCCCCTGGTGAGAAGGCGGGTTGGAACACGGCTTACAAGTACAACCTCCGCCTCTACCAGGCTCGCGTCCACTCCTACAAGGCCGGCAACATGGACGCCAAGAACATGTCGGATGATGAGGCTCGTGCTTATGCTGAGCTCTACAACATTGACGTTtccaacctcgcccaggtggaggagttccCCGCCGATGAGCAGGATGCCATCGCCGAGCAGCTTCACCAGACGGCCGCTGTCGAGTCCCCTCCCGCCGAGGTCTCCGAGGAGGAGCCCGCGCCGCCAGCCAAAACCCCCAACAAGAAGGCCGTGACCCGCAAGCGGAAGAGCACGGCTGCCACTCCCGCTGTCCCCGAGCCTCCCAAGCCAGAGCCCGCCGCCACTCCGGCGAGCCcggaggccaagaagaggaagagaacgtccaaggcggccgagattgtggaggagcCCAAGAAGTCTGCTCGTAAGAAGACCAAGAACTAA
- a CDS encoding hypothetical protein (COG:O; EggNog:ENOG503NV0S), producing MAYSREYPTILLGVILLFWFVKPTLAFGAGNIAGISSIEGQNCDIEDALLKVMMARAVGGKRFDKLMVSRVYFGNWLRDYSQAIDVGTVKSVSAEAIRLLLCVLGFITFGYGSKEFEVTADRLGCYRPEDHIDNPKDYAENEDARQYHRALRGPVNEEVELAIDPETGMKNYIANENIGIMTSAAHCRKLFTDAIELGRRYGRSGNKDDLYECLRLIGTGLHCLEDYFAHSNYIELALIEMGEQDVFPHVGRNTKISLEGANDEVYPIVTGTFGGVDFLHSVTGEVSDKLIQSEIQDLENTLEQSKNSDLSYLRELLDKIPDGLIGGDKKNKVNEIQDNANAAQMEQTSISPKETEEFTRQVQDIFRQIMPAIEYHDDLLKSISEAVSRIPILPKIIEQLEEQLSLFVFQVIAPFVIPVIEQIKNELATGATEIIESSKNEQHIVFEDDDASDPTHSMLSKDHFTNILNEVAGRAASKVVSWSVPQLMEAIDDEGVDVDRVLNKIIYGVLHHPAQRNMGPNGADEGRRLIYGIVEEWWNDMGRGQQEDYRRKLSREGVENGENHREGEKDCGHGCGGGGLKVKKNYANAAPETMEDRIAEAAAGHIVAGVKQSFKQAAENAGTGEGGGGLGGFLSSVAGNIFNSARQERERERSEQQEETPSYGGGGYRRQEEEERPSYGGGGGYGRREEESSGYGGGYGRREEGGYGRREEESSGYGGGYGRREEESSGYGGGYGRREEESSGYGGGYGRREEESSGYGGGYGRREEESSGGYGGGEAASYGRGDYGGYGESNTYSGYGRRRDDDEEEDEGRRRW from the exons ATGGCTTACTCAAGGGAGTACCCGACCATCTTGCTCGGGGTCATCCTCCTGTTTTGGTTTGTGAAGCCTACCCTCGCCTTTGGCGCTGGTAACATTGCCGGGATTTCTAGCATCGAGGGCCAGAACT GTGACATCGAAGATGCCCTCCTCAAAGTCATGATGGCTCGCGCCGTCGGCGGCAAGAGATTCGACAAGCTGATGGTCTCCCGCGTCTACTTTGGCAACTGGCTCCGCGACTACTCCCAAGCCATCGACGTCGGCACCGTCAAGAGCGTCTCTGCCGAGGCCATCAGGCTCCTTCTCTGCGTGCTCGGATTCATTACTTTCGGCTACGGCAGCAAGGAGTTCGAGGTGACGGCCGACCGTCTGGGGTGCTACCGTCCCGAGGACCACATCGACAACCCAAAGGACTATGCCGAGAACGAGGACGCCAGGCAGTACCACCGCGCTCTTCGCGGCCCGGTCAACGAGGAGGTCGAGCTGGCGATCGACCCCGAGACGGGCATGAAGAATTACATTGCTAATGAGAACATCGGGATCATGACGTCGGCTGCGCACTGCAGGAAGCTGTTCACGGATGCGATTGAGCTTGGGAGGAGGTatgggaggagtgggaaCAAGGATGATTTGTATGAGTGCCTGAGATTGATCGGGACTGGGTTGCACTGTCTCGAGG ACTACTTCGCCCACAGCAACTACATCGAACTCGCCCTCATCGAAATGGGCGAGCAAGACGTCTTCCCCCACGTGGGCCGCAACACAAAGATCTCCCTGGAGGGCGCCAACGACGAAGTCTACCCCATCGTCACCGGCACCTTTGGCGGCGTCGACTTCTTGCACTCGGTCACGGGCGAGGTCTCGGACAAGCTCATCCAGAGTGAAATCCAAGACCTGGAGAACACGCTCGAACAGTCCAAAAACTCGGACCTGTCCTACCTCCGCGAGCTCCTCGACAAGATCCCCGATGGGCTCATCGGCGgcgacaagaagaacaaggtcAACGAGATCCAGGACAATGCCAACGCCGCCCAGATGGAGCAGACGAGCATCTCGCCCAaggagacggaggagttTACCCGCCAGGTCCAGGACATCTTCCGGCAGATCATGCCCGCGATCGAGTACCACGACGACTTGCTCAAGAGCATCTCGGAGGCGGTGTCTAGGATCCCGATTCTCCCCAAGATTATCGAGCAGCTCGAGGAGCAGCTTTCGTTGTTTGTGTTTCAGGTCATCGCCCCGTTTGTGATTCCGGTTATCGAGCAGATCAAGAACGAGCTCGCGACGGGCGCGACGGAGATTATCGAGTCGAGCAAGAACGAGCAGCACATTGTtttcgaggacgatgacgcTTCTGATCCTACGCACTCGATGCTGTCGAAGGATCATTTTACCAACATTCTCAACGAGGTTGCTGGGCGGGCGGCGTCGAAGGTTGTTTCCTGGTCTGTGCCGCAGCTCATGGAGGCTATCGATGacgagggggtggatgtcgATCGGGTTCTCAACAAAATTATCTATGGTGTGCTCCACCACCCTGCGCAGCGGAACATGGGGCCTAACGGGGCTGATGAGGGCCGGAGGCTGATTTATGGGATTGTGGAGGAGTGGTGGAATGATATGGGGCGGGGTCAGCAGGAGGATTATAGGCGGAAGCTGAgcagggagggggtggagaatggggagaatcatagggagggggagaaggattGTGGGCATGGGTGTGGGGGGGGCgggttgaaggtgaagaagaattATGCTAATGCTGCGCCGGAGACAATGGAGGATCGGATTGCCGAGGCGGCGGCCGGGCATATCGTTGCGGGGGTGAAGCAAAGCTTTAAGCAGGCGGCCGAGAATGCGGggactggggaggggggtggagggttggGTGGCTTCTTGAGTAGTGTGGCGGGCAATATTTTTAACTCTGCtaggcaggagagggagagggagaggagtgagcagcaggaggagacgCCTAGctatgggggtggtgggtataggagacaggaggaggaggagaggcctagctacggcggcggcggtggttaTG GCCGTCGTGAGGAGGAAAGCTCCGGTTATGGCGGTGGCTACGGCCGTCGTGAGGAG GGTGGCTACGGTCGtcgtgaggaggagagctcTGGATACGGCGGTGGCTATGGTCGtcgtgaggaggagagctcTGGATACGGCGGTGGCTATGGTCGtcgtgaggaggagagctcTGGATACGGCGGTGGCTATGGTCGtcgtgaggaggagagttCAGGTTATGGCGGCGGCTATGGCCGTCGTGAAGAGGAAAGCTCTGGTGGCTATGGCGGTGGCGAAGCTGCTAGTTACGGTCGTGGTGACTATGGCGGCTACGGTGAATCTAACACCTACAGTGGTTACGGTCGCCGGagagatgacgacgaggaggaggatgagggacGTCGCCGGTGGTAA